From Patescibacteria group bacterium:
TTAGTCCGCCTCAGGCGGACAACGTTGATTAATGTTAAACCGCTTTAAACGAATAATAATTTATAATTTAGATTCAGACAAATTTTTTAAGATTTAAATAATTAATAATTAATAATATTAAATTTTAACAATTTTATCAACCCGTTGGATGGATTTAGCTTCTTTGGTTTTAGGATCAATTTCAATTAATACAGCATTAATAACAGCCGGTCCCTTTTCAGGAATTAGATGGCTAAACGGCATTTGGGTTAAAAAGGTTTGAATAATTTCTTCTTTAGCCACACCCAAAACTGTATCTTGACCGCCAACCATACCAACGTCAGTTACATAAGCCGTGCCTTGGTCTAAAATTTGTTGGTCAGCTGTTGGAACGTGTGTATGAGTGCCAACTACAGCGGAAGCGCGACCATTAGCATAAAAACCAAAAGCCACATGTTCAGATGTAGCTTCGGCGTGCAAATCCACAAAAATAGCGTGGATTTTTTTACGACTGTTGATTTTAATAATTTCATCAAATTTTTTAAACGGACAATCGAGATCCTCACGAATAAAAACGCGACCTAATAAATTAATAACTAAAATTTTATATTCGCCAACTTCAACAATTTTATGCCCTTCACCAGGCACACCTTCAGGATAGTTAGCTGGACGAATAATTGGAATATCACCCTGTTTAAAAACATCCAAGATTTCATTTTTTTTCCAAATATGATTACCAGATGTAAAAAAATTAATGCCAGCCTGTTGCATCTCTTCTAAGGTTTTTTGAGTGGCGCCCTTGCCATGAGCCAAGTTTTCACCATTGGCAATTATAAAATCAGGCTGGTACTTCTTTTTATAATCAGCCAAAGTTTTTTTAATTGCTTGTCGGCCGATTTTACCGACAATATCGCCGAAAAAGAGAATTTTCATGGGGTAAAATTATGAATTAAGTTTTTAGGATTAATTTTTATTTAAAAAATGAATCTAATCAATATATTCAAAACGTGGAATTTTTTGTCCATTAATTTCTATTGTATCAAAAAACATTGATTGGGGTCTAGCCCATAAAGCGTTTTTGCCAAATTTTTCAGAATCATAAAGTGCCTTATAAATCACAAGACTTTCAAGAGTTTCGCTGTGTTTAGCAAGTCCAATAACTTCGTATTGTTTGCCTTTGTAATGTTTGTATTTTCCAAGTTTAAGTTCGGGCATAGAATTATTTAATCACTTTGTAATGAAGTTGAATTTCGTTCGGTGATAATTGTTTTGTTTCTAATAGTTCTAAGTTTGCTTCAAAATCTTCATTTTCAAAAACATTTATTCCTTTTCCAAAAGCAATGGGTTCAATATCTAAATATAATTCATCTATAAGACCTTCCTTGAGAAATGATGAATTCAGTATTCCGCCGCCAGCAATTATCACTGTTTCAAATTTTTTTAATTTGTCTAGCGCTTCCTTCGGTGAATTGGCAATGTAATGATTATTTGCTATTGTTGTGAAGCTTTCGCTTGAAACAGCAACTAATTCCACATCCTTGAATTCTGAAAATTCAGGTTGTTTTGTAAGTATGTTGTATGTTCGATGTCCTACGATTAAACAACCTGCGTTACGAACAGCGGTACTATAACTATTCCATTCTGTTTCAGAAATCCAACTAGTATCGTCATTTTTTTTGGCAATCATTCCATTAACGCTTATTGCCATATAAAGAATTTTTTTCATAAAGTTATTAAATTATTTTTTAGAATTTTCTTGCAATTTGAGCTTTATCTACTTGAATTTTGTGAGAATTAATTAATGTTTTTATATGCTCTCAAAATGTTTGCATAGAAATAATCCCTTGGCGAGCGTTTGTTAATGTTAAAAAACCTTCTTCTTTGGTTAGACTTAATCCAAGAGCTATTACTCCCATATTGAAACTAAGCTGGATTTTTATTTCTTCAGATAAGTCATTCCATTTGTCTACTTGCGTAAATCTAAGTACTTGTTCGCAGGCATGAGTCGTAAATTTTATCATAAATTTTATTTTTTAAGACGTAAGATTTTTTTGATTCCGGAGGTTTTTAAATGTGTTCCGCTTTTCGCGAAAGGCGGTGTTTGGTCGAAACGACAGCTATTAAAATTGTTATTAAAATAAAATATGTTATTTATTATCTTTTACACACTTGTTGTCTTTTTTTTCTTTTTTAAAAAATAACCTAAAATCAACAGACCACCGAGAATAGTAATCGGTAGGGCAATAGTAAATAAGCCAAGTAGATTTTCAACAGTATAAAAATCAAAAGCAAAAATCGTAGCTATACCAATGGAACTAATTAGTATACCACCAATTAATTCATATTTCCAACCGATTAAAACTATAATCAACAAAATTAACCACGGTAGAGAATTCGGGCTATTCATAATCACACCTTTGATGCCACCGCCAAAACTTTCAGCTCCGGAAAATAAACCAAACAAAAACATTAGAATGGCGATGATTAATAAAATAATTTTAACTATTTTGGAGAGCATGGATGGTGTTTATTGTGAGAATTAATATAGGGAGCGACATTTTGGATAACGTTTCGGCATATCTGATGTTTGCCAAAATTCCTTTAAAAATCAATTAGTTTTGGCAAATTTGGGTGAAAGAATTTTTTACTCCTTATTAATATTAAAAATGAAAAATTCTTGAACCAGATATGCCGTGTTGTGCGATGTTCAAGCCTGAGCCGTTCGTTGCTTAACATCTAATCGTGACCACCGTCTACCACTAAGATACTTCCAGTAATATAGCTAGCATCATCACTTGCAAAAAATAAAATTGCCTTTGCTATTTCTTCTGGTAGCGCAAATCTTTTTAGATATATTTTCCTTGTTTCATCTTCAACAAATTCTTTGGGTAAGTCCTTATTCATGTCAGTATCAACCCAGCCTGGAGCGATTGCATTAACTTGAATCTTCGGAGCAAACTCTTTTGCAAAATCTTTTGTTAATGTTATTACGCCAGCCTTTGAGGCGTCATAATCAATCGCGTCGGGACTAAAGCTGTTTATCGCATTTGTTGAAGATATGTTAATTATTTTTCCGCCAGTCCCTTTTAACATTTGTTCGGAAGCATACTTACTACAAAGAAAATTTCCAAGCAAATTAACATCCAATGTCCTTTTCCATTGTTCAACACTTCTTTCGAGAAGCGGAACATCATAAACAATGCCTGCGTTATTTACAAGAATGTCAATTTTACCAAAAGTTTCTATGGCTTGACTAATCATCGCTATAACTTCATTTTCTTTGGAAATATCACATTTTATCGCAATTGCTTCCGAACCCATTTTTTTAATTTCATCAACAACAGCAAATGCCTTTTTTTCAGAGGAAAAATAATTAACAATAACTTTTGCGCCTTCTTTTGCGAAAAGTAGTGCGGTAGATTTGCCAATACCTTTACTAGAACCAGTGATAATTGCGATTTTATTTTTTAGCTTCATATGGACATGATTAATTGATTGATATTTATAACTTTTCCTACGTTTAGGCTCGGGCTTGAATTTCATTTAACGTTTCGGCATATCTGATGTTTGCCGTAGCGTAGCGGAGGCAAATATGGGTGGAGGCTTTTGTATAAAAGCCGTAACCAGATATGCCGTGTTAGCTGATGTATTCCTCTTTTCTTTTCCGACGATAGTCGATTGTTTTAAAAAATTTTAAAATTTCTTTTTCCGTTTTGGATTTTGGGCAGAGGGGTTAGGGGTGAATGCCCAAAATTCAAAACTCATTTTTCTGTTTGAGGGAGGGGCAAGAGGGGAATTAAAGGGGTGAATTGCCCCGACCGAAAATTCGTTATTTTATATTGATACTTCGTCAAAAAAATTAAAATCTATTTTTACTTCTTGCCCATTGATAATTCTATCAAGCAATATTTTTAATTGATTTTTGAGAGTTTTAATTTGTTTATCAAGACCCAAAATACTACTTGTTTTATTCAGATATTCATTTTGTGCAACAAAATTACTAATACTAAGTTTGTTTAATTTAATAGAATCTCCACAATAATATAATAAGGCGATTTCTTTAATTTTTGGTTTCGGAAAAAAAGGGATTTTAATTTCATTCCAATACTTACTCGCTAGACTTCCTCCTTGTCCGCCGACTGAAATATAATCTAAAACTCCTTTATGTCTAAGGTATCGTAGAAAAGAGGCCACAAATGCGCTTTCGGTTTCGTTATGATCTTTTTTATTTAAGACGATGCCGTGAATATTTGTTAAAAGCCGTTCGCTTGGGTCGGCAAACATAATACATTTTCCAATAGAGCCTTCAGCGGAAAATATTATATCTCCTTTTTTTATAGCTAATAATTTTTTAGGGTTTCCTAGATATTCAAACCTTGCGACTGTGCCAAAGTCAGAAATATTAGTTGGTCTAACCAGTGTGTAAAAATTATCCTTTTTTTCATAGGTGTATATACTTTGTCCAATTGCTGATATCTGTAAATTTTGACCTCTTGTCGGATCTTTATATCCCCATTCTTGTACGGTTCCATATCCGTGTGAATAATTAAGAATCATGCCTTGCTTTTCTTTATAATCCTTACAATAAAAAGCGCCGTCAATTCTACTGGTTTGTTTAATATCCTTTATTTTTGGTAATTCATAAACAAAGTCTTTTTTCTGATTATTTTTAAGCTCATCATCAATTTTTTTAAAAATTTCTTCCTCTCTTTTTATTATCAATTTTTCTTTCTCTATAATACTTTCTGTTATTATTTCAATAAAACTAATTACATCATTAGCATTTTTTTGTTTTGG
This genomic window contains:
- a CDS encoding TIGR00282 family metallophosphoesterase, which translates into the protein MKILFFGDIVGKIGRQAIKKTLADYKKKYQPDFIIANGENLAHGKGATQKTLEEMQQAGINFFTSGNHIWKKNEILDVFKQGDIPIIRPANYPEGVPGEGHKIVEVGEYKILVINLLGRVFIREDLDCPFKKFDEIIKINSRKKIHAIFVDLHAEATSEHVAFGFYANGRASAVVGTHTHVPTADQQILDQGTAYVTDVGMVGGQDTVLGVAKEEIIQTFLTQMPFSHLIPEKGPAVINAVLIEIDPKTKEAKSIQRVDKIVKI
- a CDS encoding glucose 1-dehydrogenase — translated: MKLKNKIAIITGSSKGIGKSTALLFAKEGAKVIVNYFSSEKKAFAVVDEIKKMGSEAIAIKCDISKENEVIAMISQAIETFGKIDILVNNAGIVYDVPLLERSVEQWKRTLDVNLLGNFLCSKYASEQMLKGTGGKIINISSTNAINSFSPDAIDYDASKAGVITLTKDFAKEFAPKIQVNAIAPGWVDTDMNKDLPKEFVEDETRKIYLKRFALPEEIAKAILFFASDDASYITGSILVVDGGHD
- a CDS encoding dihydrofolate reductase family protein, whose translation is MKKILYMAISVNGMIAKKNDDTSWISETEWNSYSTAVRNAGCLIVGHRTYNILTKQPEFSEFKDVELVAVSSESFTTIANNHYIANSPKEALDKLKKFETVIIAGGGILNSSFLKEGLIDELYLDIEPIAFGKGINVFENEDFEANLELLETKQLSPNEIQLHYKVIK
- a CDS encoding restriction endonuclease subunit S, with the translated sequence MDYVDIPQTVKITDLFNKRAVFSPHNYKQIILGTTNHKKVRDFLTKKPIKGIEVGSDAYITQSNKYFIRTKAIQEEIFILNDTPEGIIPILPEKFKNYSLKSGDILISKDSNIGEAIILEKDYPSHMMSAGIYKLPVEKEKYYLFAFLKHPFFKQQLNFLVSRGATIKHAKTLFLDCFIPLPKQKNANDVISFIEIITESIIEKEKLIIKREEEIFKKIDDELKNNQKKDFVYELPKIKDIKQTSRIDGAFYCKDYKEKQGMILNYSHGYGTVQEWGYKDPTRGQNLQISAIGQSIYTYEKKDNFYTLVRPTNISDFGTVARFEYLGNPKKLLAIKKGDIIFSAEGSIGKCIMFADPSERLLTNIHGIVLNKKDHNETESAFVASFLRYLRHKGVLDYISVGGQGGSLASKYWNEIKIPFFPKPKIKEIALLYYCGDSIKLNKLSISNFVAQNEYLNKTSSILGLDKQIKTLKNQLKILLDRIINGQEVKIDFNFFDEVSI
- a CDS encoding DUF1653 domain-containing protein; its protein translation is MPELKLGKYKHYKGKQYEVIGLAKHSETLESLVIYKALYDSEKFGKNALWARPQSMFFDTIEINGQKIPRFEYID